The genome window CTTGCACATCTGTTGGAATTTTTCCAAACGACTGGGCCGCATCGGTAAAGAAGCAAATGCCGTTTTTTTTGCATAATGCGCCGATCGCTTCCAAATCATGGATAACGCCGATTTCGTTGTTGGCGTGCATGATCGATACCAGAACGGTGTTGTCTTGTATGGCGCCCTTTAAATCTTCCAAGCTGATGAGCCCGTCAGCTTGAACGGGAAGCGTGGTAACATCCCAACCACGCTTCTCCATTTCGGCGCAGTTATCGAGCACTGCTTTGTGTTCAGTCACTTGAGTAATGATGTGCTTACCACTAGATTTATTTGCTTCGCAAAACCCTTTGATGGCAAGATTCACACTTTCGGTTGCGCCGCTGGTAAAAATGATTTCCTTCGGCTTTGCATTCAATTCATCGGAAATGATGGTTCTTGCTCGATCCACAGCTTCCTGCGCTTTCCAGCCAAACGGATGCCGGCTGGCGGCGTTGCCGAATTTTTCTGTGAAATAGGGAATCATTGCTTTCAGCACTTCCGCATCCACGGGAGTTGTGGCATGGTTATCAAGGTACAGATTATTCATGGTAGAATCTAAATGTGGATTCATTAAAAAGCGGTTATTTTGTAAGTTTTAGGATGAAAAACAAATGTTTACAGGAAACCTATGCCGAAAAGAGTATTTGTTTCGGTTGTGGCCCCGCAAATAAAAAAGGTCTTCGCATTCAAAGTTTTGTTGAAGGCGACTTGGTAGTTGCGAAATGGTCAGCCGAAAAACATCATGAAGCATTCCCGGGAGTATTGAATGGCGGAATAATTGGCACTTTACTTGACTGTCATTGTAATTGGGCAGGTGCGTACTATTTGATGCAATCCACCGGAGAAAAAGTAGCCCCCTCAACAGTAACTGCGGAATATTCTGTCAAATTACTTCGTCCAACACCAAGTAGGTCTTCACTTTTTCTTTCTGCCAAACTGATAGAGCTCGATGGAAAAAAAGCTGTAATTGAAGGTGAACTGAAAGCAGATGGAAAAATTTGTGCTATCTGTACAGGAATATTTGTTTCAGTTGGTCCGGGACATCCGGGATATCATCGGTGGTAAGATGAATCACATCAAAAGCACATCACTCATCAGATTGTGGGGGTTATTAAATGTCCCGATGATATTTTACTGCAGACCTTCTATTGTTAACATCAATGATCAAGTAGTAACACTCAAAATTCCGTTGAAGTGGCGAACAAAAAATCATGTTGGATCTTTATATTTAGGCGCCTTTGCTGTTGGCGCCGATCTTTCTGCCGGTCTTTTGGCTATGCGTTTCATCAGAAAACAGAACGAAAAGATTGTACCCATTTTTAAGGATTTTAAGGCCGATTTTTTGAAGCTTGCCAAAGGGGACGTACATTTTACCTGTACGCAAGGCGATGAAGTTCGCGAACTTGTAAACACCGCCGTGCAAACCGGCGAGCGCCAAAATCTTCATTTGAACATCATTGCAACCGTTCCATCAATTGACGACGAACCTGTGGCAGAAATGGTGATTACCTTATCTATAAAAGTAAAGGAATAACTGCCCAAGGAATGTTAATTGCATTGGCTTTTATTTAGTAATAGTTGTAACATCAAATATGGTGGCATGGTTTTACATCATTTCAATTGTAATTATTTTCTGTTCATCTTGTGATGAGACGCAACCCAATGACGAAAATATAGAAAAAGCTGAATGTTCTGTAGGATTCTACCCATGTGATGATGATTCTACAATTTGCTGTGAATTTGTAATTCCCTCATCAAAAACTCAGACTAGTATAGACTGGCCCTCACTTGCAGATTCACCATGGCCAATGTTTATGCATGATCCACAATTAACTGGAAGAAGTCATTTATCTGGTCCAAGGGAAGGATCAATTGATACTGTATATACACCAGGTGGAGAATTATATTCTAATCCTTCGATTGATAGTGAGGATAACATCCTTTTTATTAGTAACACTGGATTTCCGATTGGAGATAGCTATCTTATTTCAATAAATGATTCTTCTATAAAAAATTGGGATATGAATCTCGGGAATGGATGGTCTGTCGGTACACCACTTATTACGTCAGATTATTATTTATATTTGTCCGCAGTAAATAATAATACAGGGTATTTATTCAAAAGTGATTTAAGTGGAAATATTGTGTGGACATATTCTCTGGGTTCTTTTTCGAATGAAACAAATGGTTCAGTAAATATTTCTAAAGATGGCAATCTTGTATTTGTCGCTGGATTTGGTGGGTCTTTATATGCGGTAAAAAAAGATGGAAATCTTGAATGGAATTATGTTGTTAAATCGGGTATTACAATTGGTAATCCTGCAATGTCCATCGACGGGGAACAAATCTATTTCGTTTCTAATGAGCCAGCACTTTATTGTGTATCACTGAATGGTGATTCATTATGGAAAAGAATATTACACGAGAATAGTGAGGTAAGTACAATTAATCCTTGCGTGGATTCTGATGGAAATATTTATGTGTATTCTGGTGAAAATTTATATTCTTTCTCTAGTGAGGGATATTTAAGATGGCAATATCAGGGACTCTCCAATGGATATGCTCTAAACGGAATTTCAATTGGTATAGATGGCTCTCTATTTATTTCTACACTTTCGGACTTTTATTGTTTTTCATATGGTGGATTCTTTAAATGGTCAATGAATATTTTGCAGTACAATTCTGGAATTTCGACGATACCAACCTCTGACATTAATGGATATTCCTTTCTTGCAATTGATAATACGGACGTTGAGTTTCAAGATTGGATAGGTATAAACTTTATAATATTTGATCAAAGTGGGGGAATTTATAAAAAGTTATCAGTAGGGGACCATCGTCATACTGCAGATTCTACCCCCTGCATTGTTAGCGGCGTAATATATGGCGGAACCAGTGGTACAGCTGGGAGTTTTTTGTATTCAATAAAATAGGATGTTACTATGAAGATTAAATATTACATATTTTTCATAATGAGCCTATTTCTTAAAAGTCAACAAACTCGAATTCCAGGCGAACTTCTTATCCAAATAGATGGAAGTGTGAGTCACACAATTGTTTTATCTGCTGTGTCATCGGTTTATAGTTCCTATGGCAATGGATACAGCACTGTGAATGACTTCAACTATTATTCAAAATTTGGCTCATACATGTTTTTTGGTTTCCTGAGATCTTTGGCAGGAGTGGATGGAACCATTGGGTATTCATTGTACCAATTAACCATTAACAATGACTCGATCCTTTTAGATTTTAGAGATTGTGATTATGGAAATGGCGATGGGATTTACGGAACAAATTATAATACTCAAGATATGTTTATAAAATATTTCCCTTCAAATGGTTTCAAAGTAAAAAACCATAATTCGGGGAATTACAGTTGGGTTGAAGGTGATACAGTAATGATATGGGATGATGATAGGAAATCTGTATCTAATTATTACAATTCTTGTTTTGGATATCCATCCCCTCCACAGGGGATGACAATACAAAATTATAATGGAAGTCCTAAAATCTCTTGGTCTGCAAATACAGAATATGATTTAGGTGGTTATAAACTTTGGAGAAACCTTAATGGAGGTGGTTGGGAAAATATTTCTACTATGAATACACAGACGAATTCTTATATTGATTATTATGTGGATATAATAAATGGTAGAAATTGTTTTTATGCCCAATACAAAACTCAGGCATTTGATTGGGCTGATAGTACTTCAGATTTTTCTATTACAAATGTTATCAGATATGGAGGATGTTTTTTACCCCGAACTGGAAATAGTCCAATTGACGAGCACCCCCAATATTTTTCAGTATCGCAGAATTACCCAAATCC of Candidatus Neomarinimicrobiota bacterium contains these proteins:
- a CDS encoding PQQ-like beta-propeller repeat protein gives rise to the protein MVAWFYIISIVIIFCSSCDETQPNDENIEKAECSVGFYPCDDDSTICCEFVIPSSKTQTSIDWPSLADSPWPMFMHDPQLTGRSHLSGPREGSIDTVYTPGGELYSNPSIDSEDNILFISNTGFPIGDSYLISINDSSIKNWDMNLGNGWSVGTPLITSDYYLYLSAVNNNTGYLFKSDLSGNIVWTYSLGSFSNETNGSVNISKDGNLVFVAGFGGSLYAVKKDGNLEWNYVVKSGITIGNPAMSIDGEQIYFVSNEPALYCVSLNGDSLWKRILHENSEVSTINPCVDSDGNIYVYSGENLYSFSSEGYLRWQYQGLSNGYALNGISIGIDGSLFISTLSDFYCFSYGGFFKWSMNILQYNSGISTIPTSDINGYSFLAIDNTDVEFQDWIGINFIIFDQSGGIYKKLSVGDHRHTADSTPCIVSGVIYGGTSGTAGSFLYSIK
- a CDS encoding DUF4442 domain-containing protein — translated: MNHIKSTSLIRLWGLLNVPMIFYCRPSIVNINDQVVTLKIPLKWRTKNHVGSLYLGAFAVGADLSAGLLAMRFIRKQNEKIVPIFKDFKADFLKLAKGDVHFTCTQGDEVRELVNTAVQTGERQNLHLNIIATVPSIDDEPVAEMVITLSIKVKE
- a CDS encoding cysteine desulfurase, producing MNPHLDSTMNNLYLDNHATTPVDAEVLKAMIPYFTEKFGNAASRHPFGWKAQEAVDRARTIISDELNAKPKEIIFTSGATESVNLAIKGFCEANKSSGKHIITQVTEHKAVLDNCAEMEKRGWDVTTLPVQADGLISLEDLKGAIQDNTVLVSIMHANNEIGVIHDLEAIGALCKKNGICFFTDAAQSFGKIPTDVQAMNLSMLAGTAHKMYGPKGIGFLYVNSDVKLKLQMDGGGHERGLRSGTLPVPLIVGFGKAVNRCADLRDEETKRMKPMRDRLLNGILHAFPDTIVNGTMARRLTNNLNVSFPNVDGEALHLKLESISCSSGSACTSATLEPSYVMKALGHSDTLAKASIRIGFGRLNTESDVDEALKEIVGAVQSFS
- a CDS encoding PaaI family thioesterase, whose product is MKNKCLQETYAEKSICFGCGPANKKGLRIQSFVEGDLVVAKWSAEKHHEAFPGVLNGGIIGTLLDCHCNWAGAYYLMQSTGEKVAPSTVTAEYSVKLLRPTPSRSSLFLSAKLIELDGKKAVIEGELKADGKICAICTGIFVSVGPGHPGYHRW